One genomic region from Thermodesulfobacteriota bacterium encodes:
- a CDS encoding nodulation protein NfeD encodes MKNLSKKMIVSVLLLVTIVFSSNVFADKNEIYMIKISDAIGPGVAGFIISGIEKASDAGAACIIIELDTPGGLAESMRSIVKAIFASKVPVVVYVSPSGARAASAGVMITMAADIAAMSPGTNIGAAHPVAAGGKKIEKTMSEKVTNDMVAHVKSIAQKRGRNVKWAEKAVRQSVSVTETEALKQNIIDLIAEDIDDLIKQINGRKVKGKGVLQLDSPVKKILEENLRTKILKTISDPNIAYILMMIGLAGLYFELSHPGAIFPGVIGGIAIILAFFAMQTLPVNYAGILLIILAIIFFIMEMKITSYGLLSIAGIVSLLLGSLMLFEGTAPEMDLSLQVLVPTLVMVSGFFVAVAALVFKSHQSKPKTGVAGLVGETGIVKQAVKPEGKVFVHGELWNATSKVEIEKGEKVRVVNVVNLVLEVEPVNPANT; translated from the coding sequence ATGAAAAACCTATCAAAAAAGATGATCGTGTCAGTCCTGTTGCTTGTTACGATTGTTTTTTCTTCAAATGTGTTTGCCGATAAAAATGAGATCTATATGATAAAGATTTCGGATGCAATCGGTCCGGGGGTGGCTGGATTTATCATATCGGGGATTGAAAAGGCTTCTGATGCCGGTGCAGCGTGCATAATCATAGAGCTTGACACTCCAGGCGGACTGGCCGAATCGATGCGCAGCATTGTCAAGGCAATTTTTGCCAGCAAGGTGCCTGTGGTGGTTTACGTATCACCCAGCGGGGCAAGGGCGGCATCCGCAGGGGTAATGATTACCATGGCGGCAGACATTGCCGCCATGTCACCCGGAACGAATATCGGGGCTGCCCATCCGGTGGCTGCAGGAGGTAAAAAAATAGAAAAAACCATGTCTGAGAAGGTAACCAACGACATGGTGGCCCATGTGAAAAGCATTGCCCAAAAAAGGGGGAGGAATGTGAAGTGGGCTGAAAAGGCGGTGCGCCAAAGCGTGTCCGTAACCGAAACGGAAGCTTTAAAACAAAACATCATAGATCTGATTGCAGAGGATATCGACGATCTGATTAAACAGATAAACGGCAGGAAAGTTAAAGGAAAAGGAGTTTTACAGCTTGACAGTCCGGTAAAAAAGATACTGGAAGAAAACTTGCGGACGAAGATTTTAAAAACCATAAGCGATCCAAACATCGCGTATATCCTGATGATGATCGGACTTGCCGGCCTTTATTTTGAGCTTTCCCACCCAGGTGCCATTTTCCCCGGGGTGATCGGAGGGATTGCAATTATATTGGCATTTTTCGCCATGCAGACCCTACCGGTGAATTACGCCGGTATCCTTCTGATCATTCTGGCCATTATTTTTTTCATAATGGAAATGAAGATTACCAGCTATGGGTTGTTAAGCATTGCAGGAATTGTTTCCTTATTACTCGGATCGCTGATGCTTTTTGAGGGCACTGCTCCGGAGATGGACCTGTCGCTGCAGGTACTGGTACCGACCCTGGTGATGGTTTCGGGCTTTTTTGTTGCAGTGGCAGCACTGGTATTTAAATCGCACCAATCAAAACCGAAAACAGGAGTGGCAGGCCTGGTGGGGGAAACAGGTATCGTCAAGCAAGCGGTTAAACCGGAAGGCAAGGTTTTCGTTCATGGTGAGCTGTGGAATGCGACATCCAAAGTTGAGATAGAAAAAGGAGAAAAGGTACGGGTAGTCAATGTGGTTAACCTCGTTTTGGAAGTTGAGCCGGTTAACCCTGCAAACACTTAA
- a CDS encoding uracil-DNA glycosylase, which produces MNRKQAFNHIVAEIDTTLNVMKGLGCRGFDCSPRSLDTIEKWGNNGKMTDETLESIRAEIGNCSRCPLCDKRTNIVFGAGDPKARLVFVGEGPGYEEDKSGEPFVGAAGQLLTKIIEAIHLTREQVYICNIIKCRPPGNRNPLPEEINTCFPFLKRQLSVIKPDFICALGTFAAQTLLESKQPISRLRGQFHDYMGIRVMPTYHPAYLLRNANKKREVWEDMKALMKEME; this is translated from the coding sequence ATGAACAGAAAGCAGGCTTTCAACCATATTGTTGCAGAAATAGACACCACCCTTAATGTAATGAAAGGGTTGGGTTGCAGGGGATTTGATTGCTCTCCCCGGAGCCTTGATACCATAGAAAAATGGGGAAACAATGGGAAAATGACCGATGAAACTCTGGAATCTATTCGCGCAGAGATCGGTAATTGTAGCAGGTGCCCCCTTTGTGATAAGCGGACAAATATTGTTTTTGGTGCAGGTGATCCAAAGGCACGGTTGGTCTTTGTTGGTGAAGGACCGGGCTATGAAGAGGATAAAAGCGGAGAACCGTTCGTCGGTGCCGCAGGCCAGCTACTTACCAAAATTATTGAGGCCATCCATTTAACCCGGGAACAGGTTTACATCTGCAACATTATAAAATGCCGCCCACCCGGAAACAGGAACCCCCTGCCGGAGGAGATAAATACCTGCTTTCCATTTTTGAAACGCCAGCTTTCAGTGATAAAACCGGATTTTATCTGTGCCCTGGGAACCTTTGCCGCCCAAACGCTGTTAGAAAGCAAACAACCCATTTCCAGACTCAGGGGACAGTTTCATGATTATATGGGGATACGGGTGATGCCGACCTATCATCCTGCTTATCTTCTCAGAAATGCGAATAAAAAACGTGAGGTATGGGAAGATATGAAGGCGCTAATGAAGGAGATGGAATGA